Proteins encoded together in one Astatotilapia calliptera chromosome 7, fAstCal1.2, whole genome shotgun sequence window:
- the lysmd4 gene encoding lysM and putative peptidoglycan-binding domain-containing protein 4, which translates to MWRGENGPRAFQAPVDVHASADGQVYMFRRKTNECAASSDDEELGVMELRPRDFQDQEDRLKNVPLLVREVLADDNLSKLALQYGCKVADIKRVNNLMQEQDLFALKFIKIPVQQHSFLTETFSNPSDPQEEMPNASQTPVEPQNKARIQPHIQEATDFLMEVDNDINKLIQTTTDRDEEFLDNSQKQQHFGLKGQRRTSYGADWGINWWNAVVAMLLIGIVLPLFYIIYKTKGALQPKNTSVMPQG; encoded by the exons ATGTGGCGGGGGGAGAATGGTCCGCGGGCTTTCCAGGCCCCGGTGGATGTTCACGCCAGTGCAGATGGCCAGGTCTATATGTTCAGgaggaaaacaaatgaatgtGCTGCATCTTCAGACGATGAGGAACTCGGTGTCATGGAGTTGAGACCACGGGATTTCCAGGACCAGGAGGACAGACTGAAAAATGTCCCGCTGCTGGTGCGGGAAGTGTTAGCCGATGATAATCTCAGCAAGCTTGCACTGCAATATGGCTGCAAG GTAGCCGATATAAAACGGGTGAACAACCTAATGCAGGAACAAGATCTATTTGCACTGAAATTCATCAAAATACCAGTTCAGCAACACAGCTTCTTAACTGAAACTTTCTCAAATCCGAGTGATCCTCAAGAAGAAATGCCCAATGCTTCTCAAACACCAGTGGAGCCTCAGAACAAAGCCAGAATCCAGCCTCATATACAAGAGGCCACAGATTTTCTCATGGAGGTGGATAATGATATAAACAAACTAATTCAAACCACAACTGATCGAGATGAGGAATTTCTGGATAACTCgcaaaaacaacagcattttGGGTTGAAAGGACAGCGTCGGACCAGTTATGGTGCTGACTGGGGAATCAACTGGTGGAACGCTGTAGTTGCCATGCTCCTGATAGGCATCGTCCTTCCATTATTTTACataatttataaaacaaaaggTGCTCTACAGCCAAAAAACACATCAGTTATGCCTCAAGGATAA